Part of the Virgibacillus natechei genome is shown below.
ATGCAAGTGATATGATAGCAGAAATTGGGCTTGCAATTGAGGCTGGAATGACTGCTGAAGATATTGCTTTAACAGTTCATGCCCATCCTACCTTAGGAGAAATTACAATGGAAGCAGCAGAAGTAGCTTTAGGAACTCCAATTCACAGTATGTAATAGATTGTATAAAAAAACTCTCTGGTGGTGTCTACCATCAGGGAGTTTTTTAAGTTTTTAAGTGTGCAAATTATAGAAGTGTTTCCTTGTCGGTGTATGTTTCGAAAGAGAGTCTTTGGTCACTCAAGAGCAAAGTGGAGTTACCGTCGGATTACCTTCTACCTACCCGAGTGGTAAGACTTTTATACACTCTTTTGGACTTGTGTAATTCCTCAACGTCTTTTTTGGTACGCTTTTTAGCTTAAACTTCTAACCCTGCAATCCCGAAACCACCAGGTCCAGAATGAGTAGAAATCATAGCACCTGCTAGCATCCACTTTATATTTATGAAACCATGTTCGATTGCGATTTCACCCATTCGCTTCCTAATTCCTTCATCTAGACCGATAGAGTAGATTAAATAGAGTTGCTCCCGATCAATGTCGTATTGATTTAAATAGTCTCGCATAAGTTTTTCTGAAACTTTCCTCATTTTTCCACGGTATTTTTTATTAGAAACAAGATTTCCGTCAATTAATTCAATTCGCGGTTTTAATTTTAACAAGGCCCCACCGAGATAAGCCACATTACTTACACGTCCACCAGCTCTTAAAAATTCCAGGCTGCCAGGTACGAAAGCGAGCTTTGATTTAGGAATAATAGCTTTAATTTTATCTACTAATTGTTCAGGTTCTATCGAGGGCTCCTGTTTTAGCAGGGTAACAGCATACATTACAATAGCGGTTAATCCACCTGTAACATTCAAAGCGTCAATGAGAAAAATGTTGTCAAATTCTTCAAATGCAATCACTGCATTTTGAAAGGAGGAAGAGGCCTTAGACGTATAGCCAATATGAACAATGATGCAATCAGGAAAGTCTGCATTTATCTTTGTGAAAAAATTATGATATTCATGAGAATTTGTAGACGTTGTAGAGGGTATATTTTTTGTCCGATCATAATAGTCATAAATTTCCTGTACGGGCAGGGAACCATCCAAATAATCCTCACCATCCATGATGATGTGCATTGGGACAACTTGCACATTATGTTCTAAAGCTAATACCTCTGGTAAATCTGCTCCACTCTCCGTCGATAAAATAATTTTTCTCATTATTTCCCCCCATTTCCATATAATCAAGCTGTTCCTGTTCCGGTTCGGTGTTTTTTTATACTACTCTAAATATACATGAAAAGGGGAAGGAATACATGGTATTTTTTAAAAAAATGGGTTAGGTGTGATTATAAAGGTCGTTTTTTTAATTGGAATGGAGTTTATAAGGAGATAAAAAGATTGCGAGAAGTTTTAAGGGGGGGAGTAGATTGATGCAACTGGTATCTATGTTAAAATAATAGAATGTGAGTATTCGCAAATACACACAGATAACCTAACTTAGGAGTGAAACAACTTTGGACAAAAATGACATAGCAAATATCCGTAAACAATTTAAAGTGGATAATGATTTATTGAAAATACATGAAATTTTTAATGTGTACATCATGAAGGAATCGAGTGATATTTACCATCACCAGAGTTCGCCATTTGAAATGCTGGAGACTGAACAGCAAGAGTTGTTTATGGATAATTTTAAGAAGGTGCTATCCGGTCAACTGGATGAAAAATTATTTGAATTAAAGTTTCAGCGTGATGTAGATAACAGCAGTCAGCTTATTCTCCATCAAGGCCTTTTAAGTAATGATACAGAAGAATGGAAGGGAGATATGCTTCAGCTCGTAGAAAAAATGATTAAGGATAAACAATACGAAATGGATATTGTTGTAACCTTTATTCGGGGAGAATATATGAGACCGATGAAAAATAGGAGTGACGAGGCGGAAGAAAGTGAGCGTGATACTGTTTATTCCCATCCCTTTATTTTATGCAGTATGAATAAAACGCAGGATCCGAAAAAAGAATTACTATTTGATTATGTTGAAAAGGAGTTTAAATATAATATTGTTGTAGATCCAATTATCAATTTAAAAGCACCCATATCAGGGTTTCTATTTCCTTCTATCACGGATAATGCTCAGGACGCGAATCATGTTCTTTATTCGACAGGAAAGAAAAATGAACTAAATTATCATTTTGTCGAAGAAGTTTTAAATGCGGAAGAAATCATGACGGCTGCACAGGATAAATTGGTTTTTGAGGAAATTGTAAAAAATGTAGCTGGTGATCAAAATATCAATACATCCACACTTTCGAATGTATACGAGGAGATTAATCGGGTCGGTGAAGAGAATGAAGAGGAGGATATACCGAAATTAGACTACAAAGATGTAGAAAACGTTTTAACAAGCAGTGGAATAGAAGATGTCAATACGGAAAAGGTTGAGTCCGCTTTTAAAACGGTGATTGATGATGAAAAGTATGAGTTTAAAGCAACCAACATTGTACCGAAATATAATTCGAAGTCTATTAAAATAGAGACGAAAATAGCGAATATCTCCATAAGTCCACAAGACTTAAGACATGTCCGTCAAGTCCATTTCAATGGG
Proteins encoded:
- a CDS encoding DegV family protein, which produces MRKIILSTESGADLPEVLALEHNVQVVPMHIIMDGEDYLDGSLPVQEIYDYYDRTKNIPSTTSTNSHEYHNFFTKINADFPDCIIVHIGYTSKASSSFQNAVIAFEEFDNIFLIDALNVTGGLTAIVMYAVTLLKQEPSIEPEQLVDKIKAIIPKSKLAFVPGSLEFLRAGGRVSNVAYLGGALLKLKPRIELIDGNLVSNKKYRGKMRKVSEKLMRDYLNQYDIDREQLYLIYSIGLDEGIRKRMGEIAIEHGFINIKWMLAGAMISTHSGPGGFGIAGLEV
- a CDS encoding DUF4317 domain-containing protein, yielding MDKNDIANIRKQFKVDNDLLKIHEIFNVYIMKESSDIYHHQSSPFEMLETEQQELFMDNFKKVLSGQLDEKLFELKFQRDVDNSSQLILHQGLLSNDTEEWKGDMLQLVEKMIKDKQYEMDIVVTFIRGEYMRPMKNRSDEAEESERDTVYSHPFILCSMNKTQDPKKELLFDYVEKEFKYNIVVDPIINLKAPISGFLFPSITDNAQDANHVLYSTGKKNELNYHFVEEVLNAEEIMTAAQDKLVFEEIVKNVAGDQNINTSTLSNVYEEINRVGEENEEEDIPKLDYKDVENVLTSSGIEDVNTEKVESAFKTVIDDEKYEFKATNIVPKYNSKSIKIETKIANISISPQDLRHVRQVHFNGKRFLMMEVEENTVIEGFEMIPEALFQKAPEDSEDGQ